One genomic region from Carcharodon carcharias isolate sCarCar2 chromosome 24, sCarCar2.pri, whole genome shotgun sequence encodes:
- the LOC121269372 gene encoding probable G-protein coupled receptor 139 — protein sequence MATADLLVLVFNVTVYHVFSYHFAHSFLSYTAMCTLFNYLNSISLCMSVWFTVLFTFDRFVVICWEKFKVIYCRVRTAAVVITAATVLICSENIPLFFAYGPERLIDHVPWGCRTKLSFFMSPAGEAYSWLHSVLVPWLPFALILLFNCLTVRRILVANRSRRAVRGYRSESQSDPKMESRKKSIILLFAVSGSFILLWLTASVSFLSTRITNTAHYRGDYAAPAYLATETGYMLMYLSSFTNTCIYATTQAKFRGELKKVVKSPWNCILLFVRRMGN from the coding sequence atggcgACAGCAGACTTGCTTGTATTGGTCTTCAACGTAACTGTCTATCACGTTTTCAGCTATCACTTTGCACATTCGTTCCTCTCCTACACCGCCATGTGCACGCTCTTCAATTACCTGAATTCAATCAGCCTGTGCATGTCGGTATGGTTTACAGTATTGTTCACATTTGACCGATTTGTAGTTATATGTTGGGAGAAGTTTAAAGTAATTTATTGCAGAGTGAGAACGGCTGCTGTAGTTATAACGGCCGCCACAGTCCTGATCTGCTCAGAGAACATCCCATTGTTCTTTGCATACGGACCTGAACGATTAATTGACCATGTTCCCTGGGGCTGTCGTACCAAACTGAGCTTCTTCATGTCGCCTGCAGGTGAGGCGTACTCCTGGCTGCACAGTGTTTTAGTCCCGTGGCTTCCTTTTGCTCTGATATTACTGTTTAATTGTTTGACAGTCAGGCGTATTTTAGTAGCCAACAGGTCTCGAAGGGCAGTGCGCGGCTACAGAAGCGAGAGTCAAAGCGACCCAAAGATGGAGAGCCGCaagaaatccatcattttactctTTGCTGTATCCGGTAGTTTTATCCTGCTGTGGCTGACCGCTTCCGTGAGCTTTTTATCTACCAGAATAACAAACACAGCACACTACCGAGGTGATTATGCAGCTCCTGCATACCTTGCCACTGAAACCGGATATATGCTCATGTATTTGAGTTCCTTcacaaacacttgcatttatgcaaCCACACAAGCTAAATTCAGGGGAGAGCTGAAGAAAGTGGTTAAATCTCCTTGGAACTGTATTCTCTTATTTGTCAGGCGAATGGGCAATTaa